The following proteins come from a genomic window of Bradysia coprophila strain Holo2 unplaced genomic scaffold, BU_Bcop_v1 contig_520, whole genome shotgun sequence:
- the LOC119082980 gene encoding leucine-rich repeat neuronal protein 1-like, whose amino-acid sequence MVLKTLILLVSALSFSSSQQMTCTYSINTAYFDKPYQCTLNVNNPDGLDDAISIGGTHLGTSIMDQYGNLVSTYNNDSSVQIVKVVGVTKNIPTAICRQFPNIRELDLTDTSLQILSATKCSKLISLTVWYNQIEESVVDLCQYQPALQQITMSFNKIYILSDVTLRSCKNLLRFQVAINQIPTISSTFFANTPIIQSIAIGENPITVIPNGLFNGLSKLLFLYINNLLITDLPLNIFADTNQLKGLNMQNNKLMTITSKWFTSATLQSITDINLDGSDVNAIDPVFFTLATNLYTFSLLNNKCYNGKITDFVAKRSSYMPGFQVCINNFTA is encoded by the coding sequence ATGGTTTTGAAAACGCTCATCCTACTTGTATCAGCTTTGAGCTTCTCATCGTCGCAGCAAATGACGTGCACCTACTCGATCAACACTGCTTATTTCGACAAACCATATCAGTGCACGTTGAACGTGAACAATCCCGACGGACTTGATGATGCTATTTCTATTGGAGGAACGCATTTAGGAACGAGTATAATGGATCAGTATGGTAATCTGGTGTCAACATACAACAACGATTCGAGTGTTCAAATCGTTAAGGTCGTCGGTGTCACCAAAAATATTCCAACGGCAATTTGCAGACAGTTTCCAAACATTCGGGAATTGGATCTTACTGATACGAGCCTCCAAATTCTTTCTGCAACGAAATGCAGTAAACTGATCAGTCTTACGGTGTGGTACAATCAGATCGAGGAGTCGGTCGTTGACTTATGCCAATACCAACCGGCATTGCAACAGATTACGATgagtttcaacaaaatatacaTCTTGAGTGATGTAACGTTGAGAAGTTGCAAGAACCTTCTCAGGTTCCAGGTCGCAATCAATCAGATACCCACAATTAGCTCTACATTTTTCGCCAACACGCCAATCATCCAGTCAATAGCCATTGGAGAAAACCCCATTACAGTGATTCCGAATGGACTCTTCAATGGATTGTCCAAACTGTTGTTTTTATACATAAACAACTTGCTCATCACGGACCTTCCTCTTAACATATTCGCCGACACAAATCAACTGAAAGGATTGAATatgcaaaacaacaaactgaTGACCATCACTTCGAAATGGTTCACGAGCGCAACACTTCAGAGTATCACTGACATCAATTTGGACGGCAGTGACGTCAACGCAATCGATCCGGTATTCTTTACACTAGCAACAAATTTGTACACATTTTCTTTGCTCAACAACAAGTGCTACAATGGAAAAATAACCGATTTTGTCGCGAAAAGATCGTCGTATATGCCAGGTTTCCAAGTCTGCATTAATAACTTTACGGCATAA